From the genome of Methylocystis bryophila, one region includes:
- a CDS encoding HU family DNA-binding protein produces the protein MPVEKSSSSASPYSREASRTSEKGARTVTRNDLATAILKRFPSLSRREAARLVKCALDEIADALSRGEESVKLHEFGTFFVRDRSSRADGEPPTGKGASRGRRRSLRFKPSHRLREKVEKGQTREPTNGS, from the coding sequence ATGCCCGTGGAGAAATCATCGTCGTCCGCATCTCCGTATTCTCGCGAGGCATCGCGGACATCGGAAAAAGGCGCTCGCACCGTAACGCGAAACGACCTCGCGACCGCCATCCTGAAGCGCTTTCCGAGCCTGTCGCGACGGGAAGCGGCGCGTCTCGTCAAATGTGCGCTGGACGAAATTGCCGACGCGCTGTCCCGGGGAGAGGAAAGCGTAAAGCTGCACGAGTTCGGAACGTTCTTCGTGCGCGATAGATCGAGCCGCGCAGACGGCGAACCGCCGACAGGAAAGGGAGCGTCGCGCGGCCGCCGCAGATCTCTCCGATTCAAGCCCTCGCATCGGTTGAGGGAGAAGGTCGAGAAAGGACAGACTCGGGAACCGACGAACGGGTCTTGA
- a CDS encoding WecB/TagA/CpsF family glycosyltransferase, translated as MSLDALEIQESALLRNAARSSLLWKESAACAPSLQLFDLTIVNSTLQGAANDLARLARAGRRTRVSFVNSHGVKVAATNPAYSRVLHGMDRLYADGGGMALAARWTGAPLADNVNGTDLFPLLCAAAEQAGVKIFLLGGEPGVAEAAARTVKAMGHDDVIAGVHHGYIDSPEDKQAAIEEINASGASILLIGMGVPTQDIWIARNFDSLRTPVVVGVGGLFDVFSGRVSRAPVVLRCLGCEWTWRLLQEPAQLWSRYLISNAVFILRTLSFIARQRFEPSCHGAAAQKRAWLWAQIDRRLVAPAGPAAKRALDIVGALGAFSLFAPIFLVTAIAIKMESSGPILFRQTRIGRNGRPFTMVKFRSMSVGADALHAKMQGETTSRHNIRYKNHNDPRITETGRFIRRYSIDELPQFWNVLTGDMSLVGPRPALPSEVAKYAPSDRDRLLVKPGITCLWQVCGRANIDFVGQVALDREYVRRRSLRLDIWLLLRTPYAVLSGAGAY; from the coding sequence ATGTCGCTCGACGCCCTTGAGATTCAAGAGAGCGCGCTTCTTCGCAACGCGGCCCGTTCGTCGTTGCTGTGGAAGGAGTCTGCGGCTTGCGCTCCCAGTCTTCAGCTGTTCGATCTAACGATCGTCAACTCGACCCTGCAGGGGGCCGCCAATGATCTGGCGAGGCTCGCGCGCGCCGGCCGTCGCACGCGCGTGAGCTTCGTCAATTCGCATGGGGTCAAGGTCGCTGCGACCAATCCCGCCTATAGCCGCGTTCTGCACGGCATGGATCGACTCTATGCCGATGGCGGCGGCATGGCGCTCGCCGCGCGCTGGACCGGCGCGCCGCTCGCCGACAATGTGAACGGCACGGATCTCTTCCCGCTGCTCTGCGCGGCGGCGGAACAGGCGGGCGTGAAGATCTTCCTGCTCGGCGGCGAGCCGGGCGTGGCCGAGGCTGCGGCGCGCACGGTCAAGGCGATGGGCCATGACGATGTGATCGCCGGCGTTCATCATGGCTACATCGATAGCCCCGAGGACAAGCAAGCCGCCATCGAAGAGATCAACGCCAGCGGCGCCTCGATCCTGTTGATCGGCATGGGCGTGCCGACGCAAGACATCTGGATCGCGCGCAACTTCGACTCGCTGCGGACTCCGGTGGTCGTCGGCGTCGGCGGCCTCTTCGACGTCTTCTCCGGCAGGGTGTCGCGCGCGCCGGTCGTCTTGCGCTGCCTCGGCTGCGAATGGACGTGGCGTCTGCTGCAGGAGCCGGCTCAACTCTGGTCGCGCTATCTGATCAGCAATGCGGTCTTCATCCTTCGGACGCTGAGCTTCATCGCTCGTCAGCGGTTCGAACCCTCCTGCCATGGAGCGGCCGCGCAAAAGCGCGCTTGGCTTTGGGCGCAGATCGACCGTCGCCTCGTCGCGCCTGCGGGGCCCGCAGCCAAGCGGGCTCTCGACATCGTCGGCGCTCTCGGCGCGTTCTCGCTGTTTGCGCCGATCTTCCTGGTGACGGCGATCGCGATCAAGATGGAGTCGTCGGGTCCGATTCTCTTCCGTCAGACGCGTATCGGCAGGAACGGCCGTCCCTTCACCATGGTGAAGTTCCGCTCGATGAGCGTCGGAGCCGACGCTCTGCACGCGAAGATGCAAGGCGAGACGACCTCCCGGCATAATATCCGTTACAAGAATCATAACGACCCCCGCATCACAGAGACCGGCCGCTTCATCCGCAGATACTCGATCGACGAGCTTCCGCAGTTTTGGAACGTGCTCACCGGCGACATGTCTCTCGTCGGTCCGCGCCCGGCGCTGCCGTCCGAAGTGGCGAAATACGCCCCTAGCGATCGCGATCGGCTGCTTGTGAAGCCCGGCATCACTTGCCTTTGGCAGGTCTGCGGACGCGCGAACATCGACTTCGTCGGCCAGGTCGCGCTCGACCGCGAATATGTCCGCCGGCGCTCGCTCCGGCTCGATATCTGGCTTCTCTTGCGCACCCCCTACGCCGTTCTGAGCGGCGCCGGCGCCTACTGA